The Burkholderiales bacterium genomic sequence TTGATGGGGCAAAATGCTCGCACATTCTGACCCACCTACCCGTTAATCAAAATTGCACTTCAAACTTGAATCCGCGGTCGGCTTTAGCTTATCCAACTGTCCGAAAAAACGTGACCGCCGCACCACTTCATGGGTTGCCAAGCCCCATCGTTTTCGCAACACGATCCAACCGATCGTCGCAGGTCATCAGGCGCGCTCCATGCCGCTCCGCCAGGGCGAGATAAAGCGCATCATATACGGTGAGATTGTGTGTGTCCGCCAAGGCATGGGCGGAGACAAGCAATGGCGCATGCGGCTCGATGCGAACCGGCAAAGAGGCAATTGCCTCGATGATTGCCCTGGCCTCCTCGGAAGACAGCTCGCTGCGCCTTTGCTTACGCAACAGCACGTTGGCTGATTCGGCGAGCATCAGATCGGGGGCCAGCACGACATCCGAGCCGTGCATTGCCCGGTTCAGGGCTGCCTCGATCTCGGGATGAAGCGGTCCGTCCGGGACGAAGAGCCGCACGATGGCGGAGGTGTCGGCAACCCAGATCATCGCGCCCGATCTGCCCGGACATCCTCAACCGTATCGCCAAGGGTTCGCCCGGCGAGTTTGCCGCGCCACTGCCTTGCGGCCTCCAGCGGGGACGGGCTCGCCAGGCGCACTTCCCGTTCGATCAGGGCGCGAACGTATTCCTGCACGCTGCGATGACTGGCAGCGGCAAGCCGCTTCAATGCCTCATGGACATCATCGGGCAGGTTGCGGATGTGGAGTGCTTTCATAGTGGTTCCTATGCCCCAGAAAGGTAGCGATATGCTACCGTTGATATGCTATCATCTTATCACAAAAATCCCTGCAAAAGATCAAGTCCCTGCGCAAGCGGGCGCGTATTGGCCAGGCCGTGCTCGCCGCCGTGCTGAATACCAGCCTGTCAACGGTGCAGAAGTGGGAGGGGGGCGACAAGCAGCCCAGTGGTCCGTCCTTGAAACTGCTCAACGGGCGCCTCGAAAAACATGGGATTTGCCATTCCGGAGAGCACTGGAGCCCAGCGAAATCAATGAACTGAACACCGGCTTTCGCCTTGTGGCCAGTGTTTCGAGGTTCCCCAACCTGATCGAAGGGAGGGGCTCGAAGCCGTGCCGTAGGATGAACCAGATGGGCGCGCCGTTCTTCGCGAAAACGCCGGGAAGGATGGCACTCGTAATGCGTGATAACGTGAAGGTTGGCGGGGTGCGTTTGGCAACATACGGTAGCAAGAGGCATCAGCAGGGGGATTACCGTGCCAGTCAGTCACGGCCAAGCCCCAGCTGCTGCCGGAGAAAGTGGTGGGAAACCGGGCTGCGCCGCTGTCTTGCAGCTTCCTCCCGCTCGAAACCTGCCGGAGCCCGGGTTCGTCGGGCGACGAACCGGGGCGGTCAGATTGTTTCATCGTGTCTCAAAAATCGACGGCAACTGCTTGTTTTCGGCCGGATATCCGGGTAAGGTAGAGCCGAACGCGCCGGCGGGCATGCCGCCGGCGCCGCCGCCTCCGGGTAAACAACCTGTCACTCAAGGGGAGGGGGAGGATGACGTTAACGAGCTTTGTCGGGGTGGGGCGCAACCCGGCTCGGGCGGGCCTCAAGGCTTCCCCGAAGGTGGAGGTTTTTCCCAGCGGATGGAAGGCGGACGCAGGAAGAAACA encodes the following:
- a CDS encoding type II toxin-antitoxin system VapC family toxin; the protein is MIWVADTSAIVRLFVPDGPLHPEIEAALNRAMHGSDVVLAPDLMLAESANVLLRKQRRSELSSEEARAIIEAIASLPVRIEPHAPLLVSAHALADTHNLTVYDALYLALAERHGARLMTCDDRLDRVAKTMGLGNP
- a CDS encoding helix-turn-helix domain-containing protein, with protein sequence MILSQKSLQKIKSLRKRARIGQAVLAAVLNTSLSTVQKWEGGDKQPSGPSLKLLNGRLEKHGICHSGEHWSPAKSMN